In Calditrichota bacterium, the DNA window TTCTCTTTATATTGAATGAAAATTAAAAAGAGGATCAATTAGGTTATGAAAAACCCTGTAAAAAAATCTTCCGGTCAGACAAAATGGTGGTGGCGCATCTGGTATCCTTCGGTGCACCACACGATTTTATAAATTCAGTTTTCGTTTAATCTCAATCGCCGTGGATGCACCGCATTCACGGCGTTTTTTTTGAACCCATTTTTGCAAAAGGCGCTGTGATCATAAAAAACACACAGCGCCTTTTTTTATGGCTCATAACGGGAGTTTCCGCATGAAAATTATTTCGTTTGAACGCTTTCAAAGCCAGTACAACGGGGCACCCCTTGTTTCTGCTTATGCAGAGGTCATGGGCGATATGGACACACCCGTTTCCACATTTCTCAAAACCGCCCAAAAGTCTTATCGGTTTCTTCTGGAAAGTGTGGAAGGCGGCACCCAACGAGGCCGCTACTCGATTATCGGCGATACACCGCTGCTGATCTTCCAGAGCAAAAACGGGATCACGACCATCCGGAACACCCTTACCGGAAAAACCACCACGCACCGGGAAAATCCCTTTGATGTCCTGAAAACGGTTCTCAGCACATTTATTCACCGAAAACTGGAAAACAGTCCTTTTCTCAACGGAGGCTTGTTCGGCTACATCGGCTACGATGCCATTCGCTACATTGAAAAAATTCCTTCTGCATCCGAAGATGACATGGCTCTTCCGGACATCCATCTGTTTCTCCCGCAAAATATGATTGTATTCGACAACCTTTTGAACCGCATCCATTTGATCCATTTTATGGAGCCCGGCGCCGATCCCAAAATCGACTACCAAAAAGCGGTCGGGGAAATCGAAGAGAACATTCAAAAGATCCAAAACACGTCGCTCCGAAACGGAAAACCGGCCTTTCACGAACCGCAGGCATTCACAAGCAATATTGAGAAGAAGCGGTTCGAAACCAGTGTACAAAAGGCGCGGGAACACATCTACAGGGGCGATATTTTTCAGATGGTTCTGTCCCAGCGCCTCAGCGTGCCCATTCACGTTCCGCCATTTGAGATTTACAGAGCCCTTCGGATGATCAACCCGTCTCCTTACATGTTTTATATGGATATGGAGGATATCACGCTTCTGGGAGCATCGCCGGAGACGCTTGTCAAATTGGAGGGGGATACGGTTCTGGTTAAACCCATTGCAGGCACGCGAAAACGGGGGCGCAATGAAACGGAAGACCTTGCACTGGTTGAAGACCTGCTGGCCGATCCCAAGGAACGCGCGGAGCATATCATGCTGGTTGATCTGGAGCGAAACGACGTGGGGCGAATCGCAGAATTCGGAAGCGTGACACTGGAGGATTTTATGATCATTGAAAAATATTCCCACGTGATGCACATCGTCTCTACCGTAACCGGGAAGCTCCGGCAGGGACTGGATGCCGTGGATGTGTTTCGGGCGTGTTTCCCGGCAGGCACCGTGTCCGGGGCACCCAAAGTCCGGGCGATGGAGCTGATTGAAGAGATGGAACCCACCCGGCGAGGCATTTACGCGGGAGCCGTGGGCTATTTCGCTTTTGACCGCACCATGGACGTGTGCATTGCCATCCGGACAATCGTCGTCAAGAATGGGAAAGCCTACGTTCAGGCGGGAGCCGGAATCGTGGCCGATTCCGTGCCGAGCTCGGAATATGAGGAAACCCTGAACAAAGCCAGGGGGCTTCTGAAAGCCATTGAATCTGCCGAGGGAGGGCTGACATGATCCTGGTCATCGACAATTACGATTCGTTCACGTACAATCTTGTTCAATATATCGGTGAATTCCATGGGGATATTTCGGTGGTGAGGAATGACCAGATAACACTCGACGCGATTCGCGCCCTCAGGCCGGAAGCGATTGTTATTTCTCCCGGTCCGGGCTACCCGAAGGAAGCGGGCATCACGCTGAAGGTCATTCACACTCTTTACCACGACTATCCGATTTTCGGCGTCTGCCTGGGACTTCAATCCATCGGAGAGGCGTTCGGGGGACGCATTGTTCAGGCAGGACAGGTGGTTCACGGCAAAAACACCACCATTTACCACGACGGGAAAACCATCTTTGAGGGCCTGAAAAATCCCTTTAAGGGGGGACGTTATCATTCCCTCATCATTGACAGAAAAACCCTGCCCGATGTGCTGGAGGTTTCTGCGGAAACGGCAGACGGGCTTATTATGGCCGTCCGGCACAAACAGTACCTTCTGGAGGGCGTGCAGTTTCACCCCGAATCGATTTTAACGGAATACGGCAAAGAGATGATCGCCAATTTTTTAAGACGAGTAAAACAGGAGGACGA includes these proteins:
- the trpE gene encoding anthranilate synthase component I yields the protein MKIISFERFQSQYNGAPLVSAYAEVMGDMDTPVSTFLKTAQKSYRFLLESVEGGTQRGRYSIIGDTPLLIFQSKNGITTIRNTLTGKTTTHRENPFDVLKTVLSTFIHRKLENSPFLNGGLFGYIGYDAIRYIEKIPSASEDDMALPDIHLFLPQNMIVFDNLLNRIHLIHFMEPGADPKIDYQKAVGEIEENIQKIQNTSLRNGKPAFHEPQAFTSNIEKKRFETSVQKAREHIYRGDIFQMVLSQRLSVPIHVPPFEIYRALRMINPSPYMFYMDMEDITLLGASPETLVKLEGDTVLVKPIAGTRKRGRNETEDLALVEDLLADPKERAEHIMLVDLERNDVGRIAEFGSVTLEDFMIIEKYSHVMHIVSTVTGKLRQGLDAVDVFRACFPAGTVSGAPKVRAMELIEEMEPTRRGIYAGAVGYFAFDRTMDVCIAIRTIVVKNGKAYVQAGAGIVADSVPSSEYEETLNKARGLLKAIESAEGGLT
- a CDS encoding aminodeoxychorismate/anthranilate synthase component II — encoded protein: MILVIDNYDSFTYNLVQYIGEFHGDISVVRNDQITLDAIRALRPEAIVISPGPGYPKEAGITLKVIHTLYHDYPIFGVCLGLQSIGEAFGGRIVQAGQVVHGKNTTIYHDGKTIFEGLKNPFKGGRYHSLIIDRKTLPDVLEVSAETADGLIMAVRHKQYLLEGVQFHPESILTEYGKEMIANFLRRVKQEDER